The Euphorbia lathyris chromosome 3, ddEupLath1.1, whole genome shotgun sequence genome contains a region encoding:
- the LOC136222905 gene encoding protein FLX-like 3, giving the protein MAGRNRMPREAYNDRRGFPPERPFMRGPHMPHPPPHPAMLEDELEMQHVEIRRLLVDNRRLMEDRMALQQELGAAKEELHRMNHVIGEIRTEQEVHSRELIEKGLKLEADLRATDGVKNEAAQLRAEVQKLNSLKQELLGQIQSLKQDLARSQADNQQIPHLQGEIEGLHQELMHARNAIDYEKKANIELVEQRQAMEKNMVSMAREVEKLRAELASNDARPWLAGGQYGMKYGNHGNREGFPAPYGDGYAANMGAPGPASWDKARMSRR; this is encoded by the exons ATGGCAGGCAGAAATCGCATGCCCCGTGAAGCCTATAATGACCGACGTGGGTTCCCACCTGAGAGACCTTTCATGCGTGGCCCTCATATGCCACATCCGCCTCCGCACCCTGCAATGTTGGAGGATGAACTAGAAATGCAGCATGTTGAAATCCGCAGGCTCCTTGTTGATAATCGTCGGCTGATGGAAGATCGGATGGCTCTCCAGCAAGAACTTGGTGCTGCTAAAGAGGAACTTCATCGCATGAATCATGTCATAGGAGAAATTCGTACAGAACAAGAAGTTCACTCCAGAGAACTTATTGAGAAAGGCTTGAAGCTAGAGGCTGATCTTCGGGCAACTGACGGTGTGAAGAATGAAGCTGCACAACTCCGTGCAGAAGTTCAGAAATTGAATAGTTTGAAGCAAGAGCTGCTTGGGCAAATTCAGTCACTGAAACAAGATCTTGCAAGATCGCAAGCTGATAATCAACAGATTCCTCATTTGCAGGGTGAGATTGAGGGCCTGCACCAGGAGCTTATGCATGCTAG AAATGCTATTGATTATGAAAAGAAAGCAAACATTGAGCTGGTGGAGCAGAGACAAGCAATGGAGAAGAACATGGTTTCCATGGCTCGTGAAGTTGAAAAGCTACGGGCAGAACTTGCGAGTAATGATGCTCGACCCTGGCTTGCAG gTGGACAGTACGGGATGAAATATGGTAACCATGGTAACCGTGAGGGATTTCCTGCTCCTTATGGGGATGGATATGCCGCTAATATG GGTGCTCCTGGTCCTGCTTCGTGGGATAAGGCCCGCATGTCTCGTCGTTGA